In Scomber japonicus isolate fScoJap1 chromosome 20, fScoJap1.pri, whole genome shotgun sequence, the genomic window taaaatactGATCTGAAGAAagagaacacaaaaaaaagaaagaaaagaaaagcgtTGAATAAATTATTTCTACACCTCTGCTCAAATATTACCAAACATCTCTCATTAAATTACAGCTGGTTAAGTGTTCGTCCTTTACAGTACAAGTTGAAACGCGACTGTCAAAGTGCACGCTTGTTTGAAGCTTGTCGTGATTGTGTAACATGTTGCATTTATTACTGTCAAAGAGTAAAATGTCTCATTTGTAAGCGCTGTGTCTGCGGTGGCGGCGAGCTCGTTTCGGGGAAAAACAAATGTCGTACTGAAAGGTCAGGCCTTCGAAGGTGTCAGAGTGGAGAAATAAAGGAGagctgcacacaaaaaaaaaaaaaaaaaaaaaaaaatcatgtgcaAACAGCTTTCGTAGTGTGATATTGAATTCTCATCATGTCCCTGGATGTAAAGATGTGTTAAAGATAGGGCCGGATTACATACAAACAATTCAGCTATCTAGTCTGTTCACAttctcagcttttttttttccctctatccgcatccaaaataaaagaaaaaacttggTCCGCAAAACTGAAAAGGTACAGCACGAGCTACTCAAACATGAGTTAAAATCCTACAGTCACTGACTGATGACAGCATGTCTCTTCAGCTACCTCTGGCTCCCTGCCAACTCATTCAAtgacacaaaaatatatttgtatctatcttcAGCATAAAGATGAtcacacaaacaacaataattaGACAGTATAGTTCAGCAGAAGGAGTTAAGACCAACTGCAGCAGCTTTAGGCGAATAAAATCTCATCAAAATAATCTCAGGAAAATTCACTGTGATCAACTTATCATCAAAGATCTGCAGTTGAGTTTGTTAAAGAGGAATCTACAGCGTGAGAATGCAGATTTAAGTATACggttattagtgtgtgtgtgcaattacGCCGACGATAAAAACTAAATtcccttcatctttttaaaagtgAGTTTTTGTCAATAATCAGGtgcttgttttctcttttttttcttgtgaggaaGCAGAACGCAGTGAGGTACATCCCTATTGTCAAAGCAGCTGGGAACATGAGCCCGTTCCAAAAaccccttttttttcaaaacaaatCTCCATTAAATCAACATCTCTTTCATACATACGTAGcttaaatatacacacagcttGACATTTGTCATTTACAGATTTACAATTCAACTTAGACTGACTTGCAAAGGGATACAAAACACCGAAAACAAATATCCTTGTAGGTATGCTCATTCTGCCTATAATTAGCAATTCTGCAATAGCAACCGTAAATGCATCTGTTAGGGCTTCTTTAATAGTAAAAACTTAAATGATCACGGTTGGTGGTGTTAATGCATGCTTTGAGGGCTTGGATTAGAAATGTATATATCCTATTTCTGACAGGGTCAGAGGGGCGCCTCTTTTATAAAACTCTACATCGTATTTCGTAGGATTAGCTGCAACATGAAGCTCTGCAGTCCACAACAGGCTGAGGGACAATTCTTCACACGCAAAGAAGAGGGAACAAGCAGGCGGCCTCATTGTCTCTGACACTGGTCATCATGTGGGAGGGAggtggtgagggggggggggtcgtccATCGTTCGGTGGCGTATCAAAATAGACCATTTGTCAGGTTTTCCCTTTTGTCTAGCGAGAAGTTAACGGAGAACATGAAtgattccctttttttcttttttacaaagGACAGCATGTACAAATCTCTGTAGTGTAGCTGAATAGCGTTGTGATGGAGCGATCAGAGCGGAGggtggatgtgttttttttttgtgtcaggtCAGTCTGTCCTCGGGTGTGATGCTGCTCAGCTGGTCGGGTCTTCGGCTGGGGGTCGGAGGGTCAAAAGGTGAAAGGTCTACATGGCGAACAGAGCGTCCTCCGGCCTGTCTGGCTTCTTGCGGTTTGGGGTTTCCTGCGCTGCAACCGGCTCGCCACTGGGGGGCGACGGTAGGGTGGGGGCCATCTCTGCAGCTTTGGCTCTCTCCTCGAGGAACTTGTCGAACTCTGGGTAAAAacgagaaaaacaaaaaggaggggaagggaaTGTGAATTTGAGAGGACAGGACATTGAAAGGGGAATTAAGGTAAGGAAGGAATTCtcttgtaaaaaaaaccaacagtgATGTTTATGTACAGTTACGCTACTAGTGGCCAAAAACACCACAGAGCACCTTTAAGTCATCTTACCTTCACTTGTCACGCCTTCCTCGCCTTCATCTCCTTTCTGTTAAAGAACAAAGACAACGTTTCACATCTCTGGAGTCGACTTCGCAACATGTGATGCAAACTGCAAACCACCGCAAACCATAATTCCTGTGCAAACCACCCACAGCTGCACTGTGTACTCACCAGTCAGGTATAATTGTTAACAAGGAAACCACTCGCCTGTTAATACTGCTCACCCTTAACTGTGCAGTTAATAATACACCAGGAATTTCCCAACTAAAGCAGATATACATCACCACTCAATAATCCAACACAATAATCCACTCACACGTTTGTATAAAATGAGCATGAACTGACATGATGTATACCAACTCAACATACATTTAGACGGATTCTACGCTGAAGGGGAAGtaatatacataatacataaaacatCTATAATAATGTCAGAAGTCTATTTTAATATGGTAAAAGTTCTAAAACCTAAGGTGAAGATATGTAGAAATGCACAAATGTGATTCAACAAGTTATTCACATTGTCCATTTGTATATTTCAGATCAGAGTTTGGCTCAAACACGTACGGATGTATTTGAgatgttgacattttgagtaaacaatgaaaaagaagGGAGGCCTTCAAGTGATAGGAGCTATAACGGTCTGttttagacagaggctgaactgaggtgctgcataaagggccagtataagataaatgaaGGAGTTTTTAAACTGTCAATCATGCATCAAGATATTTCCGTATAAGTATAGAGctcaaaaatatgataaaattgAACAAAGCTAAAACTAGAAGAATCTCTTGTTTGCCAAAGCCGACGGAAGGATACAGTCACGTCCTCTCTGATGTTCCGTTCCGTACCAGAGATTATGGACACATTCAAAACCTCATGCTCATTTTTACAAATTGTCATCATAATACTGTAAGTCAGTTTGTCCCCACAACACACTGTTAGTAACCTTAGATTAAACTAGGATAATAAGACGTGGTTGATGAAAGAGTGAAGAAACACGATGTGAAACAAATGTTACTTTCTGGTTTGAAACACCATTTTAATATAAAGGGATAAAACAGAGtggaaagggaaggagagaggaagaactgcaggcagaaataaaaaatcatgATGGGCTCACCACATCAGTACACAGCCACTCCTCTATGTCATCCATGACAGAGGACTGGCCTCCGACACCCTAGGGGGCAACATCGAGACCGCCGGCAGAAAagccacaaaaaacaaacaaaaaaaacaaaaaaaaacaagccccaaacacaacagaaaatatGACTTCAGTGAACTTAAGTGTGAACTCAAATGCAAGTtaagaaaagcaaataaataactgaaatgaGAAGGCAAATCAATGTGTTGGAATGACAAAGTTGTAGAGGAAGAACCTCAAGTCACACttaaacacattaacacataacGCCATGCTGCTGGGGgatgctgtgtgatgctggTGAAGATAAGCAAGCATCATATCTGACAGCGAAAAGCAGGAAGTTGCTTCATCAAGCGACACCAAGCAGAACTAGTTAAGAGCTTTGTTAAATTGACCGCTGAGTCTCACAGCCCACTGACACCTAGcatattgggggggggggggggggtggagttTTCATTAAGTGGATGGCAGCTTGCTAAGGGTTAGCGTTTATTTCTCTACCTTCATGACAGTTCAGTGTAGTAAGCTGTGTAGAATATGGTTATAATAAAGCCACACTCACTGCAGCCGATGAGACAAAAATCTATTCCAGTATTATTAGTAATGCATGAAAAGAAGCCAATAATGGTTAAGCAACTAAAAactcatcatcaacatcaagcAGAAGCACTAACTGTGTTGGAAATGTAGCCTCCAGCCTCCAGGCTCACTTCTAAACAAAAATCAGCTCATTTTCAACTTGTTTCCTCTATTCAAGATTAGTAGCATCCGGCAGCACAAGTCAAAGCATGTGAGTAAATATCTGCTTCATGGTACAGCCCGCTTGCAcaacgcgcacacacacacacacacacgctcaaaaCGTTCTCTGAGTGACAACATGGACTCTATATTATAGCCCACACTGGACATAACAGCCTGTGTTGTGGAGACTTACCGCTCCTGCAGCTGGCTGTGGGACATCCAGAGTGGGAGGAAGGCTAGCAGCAGTATTGACGTCCTCTGCTGTACTGCTGAAATAAGATGTGAGAATGAGATGTTAGAAAACCATCAAAATCCttcaaaaaataacaatatggtttacagtgaaaaaaagaagcctTAAGCATCCTTAAGTCCAAAGCCTAatcaatatatcagtcagctgcattttacatgtatgtatatttgatccttttcttaatgcaagtttaatatatacatgcatgttttttttgttctatgtATTTTTGAATTTATAGTTAAAAGGTTACTGTTTTACTGCACCCATGTCATtttatataaagtttattgttaaactgtaaaacatgtCTTTGTCAAGTGTTttataaccacatttgagggatcattgcaaagAATGagcatgtatgtatatattctggATCTATAAGATTATTGACCAATATAATCAATattggtacttttttttttttttttttactctgccCCAGAAATCCAGTATTGTTCAGGTCCTGCTTACGTCTTCTGTGGTTCAGACACAGCTCCGGTCCTGGTTTGGGCGAACACATCAAAGTCGTCCTGTGCAGGTGGAGGCTTACAGCTGGGCAGAGAGCTCAAAGTACTACTCACACTGTCTGCACCCACGTCTGGAGGAAATGAAACACACTTGATGAAGTTGCCATGCAACATTACAATGATGGACATTTCGTAACCCTTGAGAGAGTTTACAATTGCGTAAAAAGAGGCTTGTTGAGGTTGTGAAGACTTAGAGTGGCACAACACTTGGCTCATATCTGACATAGGAGATGCATACCAAGTCCGGCCAGGCGGGAGGCCAAGGTGGCTGGAGAGGAGGGCCTCGCTGCAGGGGCTGTGACGTTTGAGTACAAGTTGGTCGGAGCTGCGTTGTGCATGTTGCTGACCACCGCAGGGGAGCCTGGGCCCAGGTCTATGAGGTTGTCCTCTGTAGCCTCACTCAGGACCTGGTGGAGAAGGAGTGATGAGATACCTAACTATAGCTGTCCTGTCATGTAGGAGCTGACAGAGGGATATACAGTAGGGTTTGTGGCTCATGAGCAGCAAAGCTAATCCTGTTCGTGGGACGGCTAAGGAGAGGCAGggttatacagtatatagttaCCTGActgtatttagaaaaaaatacaaaaaaacacaaaaaacacaacacaaaacaggtggtttaaataaaagacataaagacATGTGTGTTAAGAGTGACAAACTTGTTGGTTAGCTTCAGGAAAGCATGAAAATGTCTTGTGATTGTGGAGAGCAGCAAATAATGCAACTTTTTGGGAAAACTGTTTCTTAAGGGGGTCCGAAGGTTCCACATTATGTATTCACTTTTAGAAAACTGGAGAAACTTCTTGGTAGCGTTGTCAGTTACCACAGATGTGCCCTCGAGGGTCGACGATTCAtacagataaaaaataaatccccCCCCTTAAGAAGGTAGAAATAcagcagggaaggaggagggaagattGAATCTTTTGGCTCTTGAGGAGTTTCTCCATCAAGATTATTTTGCAAATCCCAAACCCTGACTGTTTGAGATGATGCAAAAACAACATGACTGTGATTCTTGGGACACATTCACTTTAGTGCCATGGTAAGGTTACATCACTGTCAGTCTACCTCCAGATTCATCATGTCATTGGCcgtttgggtggggggggggctgcataGTCAAAACATGCCATATGGAGTGAAAGATACTGGAGGAGGCACAGCCCATATTATTTAGCCATGTTTCGACAGTCGCTTTGGGGTCAGAATACATCACCGGGTCATACTGGTCAGTTACAGAGGCTGGTAATATTTTCATACTTGCCTGTCTCAGCTAgccacagaaacagaaaagaacagAAAGGAAGAGACAGTGAATACCATTAACATGCCTGTGCAGGGACTCAATGTCATGGCATGGTAACTATGGGAGACACACCATGCCCAATTAATATAAAACCCAACAAAGAAGTAAAAATGTTCCAACAGATTCATGCTTTTCATCTGATTCCTCATTAGATTTtaatcatcattaaaaaaagtgggtttatttaagaaaatgtaaaaatatacagAATTAATGAACGGAACCAACAGGAAACTGATGAAAGGCATGAAAGCTATGAAGGCTCTCTAAGCAGCTGCAAGCGTGACGTAAATGAAACTGAGAATTAGAGTGTAGCTGCTGATAAAAGTTGTTGTGGacatttttatctctttatttttgttattgacAGATTGGTTTGAATCATTGCAAGGCAGTGATGGACTTTAGAatgaagaaagacaaacataaaacagcGAGGGGACATCTGTTATATGAACAGTCAAAGGGATTATAGAAGTAAATATGGACTGATGCAAAAGCTTCCAGCAATGCTTGTCTGCTCTTCTAGCTGATGACTGCTAAGGCACCCTTTTAGAGCGCGCCACTTAGCTCGTTCCAAAGCTGTGACTGGACTGGTGATTGTATCTCATTCTGGCATACGCAACACAAGTCCGTCTATGAATACAATCAGCTCAATTCCAGCACTTCCCAAAATGGAAAAGGCTTTTGTGTTTTGCATTGACTTTTGTGTTGTCATAGTCAATGTTTCCCCCTACTGGACAGGACTTCAATGCAACAGACCTGTTCTGATTGTATTGAAGAAGAATGAATTCGTGTCAGTGTGTGAGAtgaatgacaaaaaagaaaataaggaatGTTTGCTTTGCATTTTTATGATGGCAGTGTGTTTCTTTGCTGGATTTCCATTTAATTAAGCATGAAAACCAGGTTAATCATTGACAGATCAAGATCACAGCTCTTGAAAGACATTGTTAAGCCCGACTCGTTATGCGACATGCAAGTCCACACTACCGACACCGACATCAAATAATGAGAAAACgtgagcacaaaaaaaaaaaaaaagctaagaAGGTTCAGACAGGTAATCCAGGGATTTTACAGTGTGATGTAAACATAGGGTGTTTCACTACCTGAGGTACTAACTGCTGACTCACCCCATTGTTGACACTCTGAGCTGTAGACCTTCCAGACCTAAACCTCTCATACCTGAGGCAAAGAGAGGACGACATGGTAGAGCAAAAAAACACTTTAGTTTATCTACTCAAATTTGTGCAAACattcatgaaaaaaagaatttgaatgtgtgtatgttttcccCTCCTAAAGATGAGTAtatttgtcagtgtgttttGACCTTTCGTAGCGTAAGAAGATGTTATTGAGGTCGTCGTTGACATGCAGCAGCTCCTCGGTCACTGCCTCATTAGAAACGCAGGAGATGAGCTCCATTATCCTCTGCTGCATGGCTCTGCAAGTCCTATTCAGctcctaaaacacacacacacacacacacagttcataaaaacatgtatatcCGTAATGCTCTCAGGTTACTTTTGTCctcatagtttaaaaaaaaaatatatgttcattcactcacacacacacacacacacacacacacacacacacacacacacacacacttaaacaagAGTGGTTCCTTGCCTGTAGTAACTCATAGTCTGAAGCGTCCTCCTGTCCTGGAACCATCTCGGTCAACATCTCTGACATCACCTTAGTGTTTCCACGCACAATGTCCAACTCACTGCGCAGCCGACAAATCTGGACAACAGAGAGATGAATCAACAGTTAGTCTATTATAAGGGCAGCTGGTGTAGAATATAATCTAATTTGTAGCCAACAGTATTGCTCAGGACATGGATCCACATCAGGGATAATTGCATTTGCACAGGGGGAACATGGAAGCCTCCACTAACTGACTCAACTAAACCTGACCACCGCCTGATGAAAAAATACATATCCATGGATTTCTATAAAAAGGAGGGGGAAACAAAATGTACAATACAATAAGCTACGATAGGATTTGAGTTGACGCACGTAACAACATAATGCATGTGGTGATTGAGAGTGCACAAAAATGAGCTAGCACGCAAACAGAAGTAAACTAGAAGTACACCAaaatctaatcagttcatccttgagTCCAAGTTGAGGTTTTTTCTCAAATCTGATTAAAATTCCTTCCAGGCGTTCCTGAGATATGGCGTTGGCGTGAGGACGGGAGGGAATGCGAAGTCACAGCGACCTCGACCTAACCTTAACACTGACTATTCAATggaatgaaaaatactaataacaTCTGGTTATAATTCTTTAACATGAGCATATCTGGAACATGATAGCTTCTGTTGACGAAGGGGATACCTGAGCTACTGTGGCTTGATGCTGACATTGCACTGCTCATACATGCAGCAGCATATTCAAACTCTAAAGTGTAATCATTTTCTTAGGTTTGTTTGTACAGGTGGCACAAAACATCAGTCTGACTGGCACGGCACCAGAGAAGACACCTGTAATCTAAAAAGGAGCTTCAGGTTGCTACAGGTTGTGTGTATATTTGAATCCGACTGTTTCGCTTAAGCGTCTTAATGGGAGTGGGATTGTACCTGTTCGGGTGTAGGATTGATGGATCCGGAGGCATGAATGTTGGGAACCTGAGGAGCGGTGTAGGCTGGCAGGACAGCCTGTGGTGCGGGCTGGGTAGTAGTGGCGTATTTATGTAGGGTGGAGTCTCCCTCTGGAGCAGTTGCTGACtagaagcagcagagacagaccaAAAAGTGACAAATCAGACTGCAAGCTAGTCACACTATGTTTTTCTTCCAACACAGCTACTTAATATGATGACCCCCCCCTACCCGCTGAGGTGTGTGTATAGGCGAAAGGGTCTCCAACTCTGACATGGGGAACTCGATGCCTTTTCTCTTGAGCTCCTCATAGATTTGGACCACACCTGTGAGGTCCGGGCTGCTCCTGAATGCATCAGCCCACGCCTTGGAGAAAGGAGAGCAAGAAAAGGGTTAAacaaaagagagggagagagtggaaAAAACAACGGGTACAGGGAGGGCTGATACAGCAAACACAACGACGGATGCCAGAATAGTAAAAAGAGCGCCGTtctctgatcatttctgtttgtttgccTTGAATACCACAAAGCTCTTGGCCTGTCTCTCATAGCAGTGGGAAAGCTAAAGCTAGACTGAGCCATTATAGCAGCCCAAACACATGACACACTTTTGAAAAACAAGTGCACACAGACTTTGAGGCTAACTTGGGCTCTTGATCCAAAAGTGTTCTCCTCAGCCACAAAAACAGCATCATTTTGGTTTAAGTGTGCCTGAAAACAACGTCAAGCCAATGCTTGAGCCGAGGATAGCAAGAACTGGATTAGAATACATAGTATGTATCTAAGTATACACATTAAAACCTGGGACTTATCTGACATTGCAGCATTACTTCATCAGCTGATAAGATCTTGGGTCAAAATTACAAATGTGAAGAGATTCTGAGTtttattcacaaaaaaaaccctgattcATGAAACCGGCGGTTAGGAAACTGTACAACACAACCGCAGTCTGTTGCCAAACTGGGTATTAAAATCCCACTCTAGCTGTTGTGAGAAGGGAGTGTTGCTTGATACGTTTTCCCACACAATTTTCCATGCTGACCTCACTGTCGCAAACTTGTTTGTCTAATGACCGGACAAACAAGAAACTATTAtattctcccttctccctcacagctatgcctctctctctctctctctctctctctctctctctctctctctctctctctctctctctctctctctctctctctctctctctctctctctctctctctctctctctctctctctctctctctctctctctctctctctctctctctctctctctctctctctctctctctctctctctctctctctacacggATCCATGCTGGAGCAGTAGTCACGTGGTTCCCCTGGTGGAAATAAGA contains:
- the tom1l2 gene encoding TOM1-like protein 2 isoform X1, yielding MEFLLGNPYSTPVGHCIERATDGSLQSEDWTLNMEICDIINETEDGPKDAIRAVKKRLNGNRNYREVMLALTVLETCVKNCGHRFHSLVTSRDFVDGVLVKIISPKNNPPTIVQDKVLALIQAWADAFRSSPDLTGVVQIYEELKRKGIEFPMSELETLSPIHTPQRSATAPEGDSTLHKYATTTQPAPQAVLPAYTAPQVPNIHASGSINPTPEQICRLRSELDIVRGNTKVMSEMLTEMVPGQEDASDYELLQELNRTCRAMQQRIMELISCVSNEAVTEELLHVNDDLNNIFLRYERYERFRSGRSTAQSVNNGVLSEATEDNLIDLGPGSPAVVSNMHNAAPTNLYSNVTAPAARPSSPATLASRLAGLDVGADSVSSTLSSLPSCKPPPAQDDFDVFAQTRTGAVSEPQKTSTAEDVNTAASLPPTLDVPQPAAGAGVGGQSSVMDDIEEWLCTDVKGDEGEEGVTSEEFDKFLEERAKAAEMAPTLPSPPSGEPVAAQETPNRKKPDRPEDALFAM
- the tom1l2 gene encoding TOM1-like protein 2 isoform X3, encoding MEFLLGNPYSTPVGHCIERATDGSLQSEDWTLNMEICDIINETEDGPKDAIRAVKKRLNGNRNYREVMLALTVLETCVKNCGHRFHSLVTSRDFVDGVLVKIISPKNNPPTIVQDKVLALIQAWADAFRSSPDLTGVVQIYEELKRKGIEFPMSELETLSPIHTPQRSATAPEGDSTLHKYATTTQPAPQAVLPAYTAPQVPNIHASGSINPTPEQICRLRSELDIVRGNTKVMSEMLTEMVPGQEDASDYELLQELNRTCRAMQQRIMELISCVSNEAVTEELLHVNDDLNNIFLRYERYERFRSGRSTAQSVNNGVLSEATEDNLIDLGPGSPAVVSNMHNAAPTNLYSNVTAPAARPSSPATLASRLAGLDVGADSVSSTLSSLPSCKPPPAQDDFDVFAQTRTGAVSEPQKTSTAEDVNTAASLPPTLDVPQPAAGAKGDEGEEGVTSEEFDKFLEERAKAAEMAPTLPSPPSGEPVAAQETPNRKKPDRPEDALFAM
- the tom1l2 gene encoding TOM1-like protein 2 isoform X2; the encoded protein is MEFLLGNPYSTPVGHCIERATDGSLQSEDWTLNMEICDIINETEDGPKDAIRAVKKRLNGNRNYREVMLALTVLETCVKNCGHRFHSLVTSRDFVDGVLVKIISPKNNPPTIVQDKVLALIQAWADAFRSSPDLTGVVQIYEELKRKGIEFPMSELETLSPIHTPQRSATAPEGDSTLHKYATTTQPAPQAVLPAYTAPQVPNIHASGSINPTPEQICRLRSELDIVRGNTKVMSEMLTEMVPGQEDASDYELLQELNRTCRAMQQRIMELISCVSNEAVTEELLHVNDDLNNIFLRYERYERFRSGRSTAQSVNNGVLSEATEDNLIDLGPGSPAVVSNMHNAAPTNLYSNVTAPAARPSSPATLASRLAGLDVGADSVSSTLSSLPSCKPPPAQDDFDVFAQTRTGAVSEPQKTTAEDVNTAASLPPTLDVPQPAAGAGVGGQSSVMDDIEEWLCTDVKGDEGEEGVTSEEFDKFLEERAKAAEMAPTLPSPPSGEPVAAQETPNRKKPDRPEDALFAM
- the tom1l2 gene encoding TOM1-like protein 2 isoform X4; the encoded protein is MEFLLGNPYSTPVGHCIERATDGSLQSEDWTLNMEICDIINETEDGPKDAIRAVKKRLNGNRNYREVMLALTVLETCVKNCGHRFHSLVTSRDFVDGVLVKIISPKNNPPTIVQDKVLALIQAWADAFRSSPDLTGVVQIYEELKRKGIEFPMSELETLSPIHTPQRSATAPEGDSTLHKYATTTQPAPQAVLPAYTAPQVPNIHASGSINPTPEQICRLRSELDIVRGNTKVMSEMLTEMVPGQEDASDYELLQELNRTCRAMQQRIMELISCVSNEAVTEELLHVNDDLNNIFLRYERYERFRSGRSTAQSVNNGVLSEATEDNLIDLGPGSPAVVSNMHNAAPTNLYSNVTAPAARPSSPATLASRLAGLDVGADSVSSTLSSLPSCKPPPAQDDFDVFAQTRTGAVSEPQKTTAEDVNTAASLPPTLDVPQPAAGAKGDEGEEGVTSEEFDKFLEERAKAAEMAPTLPSPPSGEPVAAQETPNRKKPDRPEDALFAM